One genomic window of Cololabis saira isolate AMF1-May2022 chromosome 3, fColSai1.1, whole genome shotgun sequence includes the following:
- the LOC133440711 gene encoding zinc finger protein 239-like, producing MKHEDVEVDVSLVNGADVKVENGEPGPNCGQLLLHTSPEAQNKDEEGTESLRSDSSKTADPQPMRRHGDHEDAALPSDSNCKSKLTRTHTGKKAFSSSTCRKEFSKSSILMDHIKIHTGERPYLCNTCGKSFTKSSHLKRHITTHTGEKLYVCKTCGKSYRQNSNLVVHSRTHTGERPYLCNTCSKTFTNLSDLKRHITTHTGEKLYVCKTCGKSYRQNSNLVAHTRIHTGERLFVCNTCGKTFTKSSNLKSHIITHTGEKPYICKTCGKSYKDCSNLVIHSRIHTGERPFVCNTCGKTFIKSSHLKSHISTHTGEKPYICKTCGKSYRLRSQLVIHSRTHTGERPYLCNTCGKTFTQSSHLKSHITTHTGEQPYLCNTCNKV from the coding sequence atgaagcacgaggacgtagaggtggatgtctcattggtcaatggcgctgatgtgaaagttgaaaatggtgaaccaggaccaaactgtggccagctgctgttgcacacttctcctgaagctcaaaacaaagatgaggaagggactgaaagtttacgctcagactccagtaaaactgcagatccgcagccaatgagacgacacggtgaccacgaagacgCTGCtctcccgtcagacagcaactgtaaatcaaagctgaccaggacccacacggggaagaaggcaTTTTCTtccagcacttgcaggaaagagttcagtaaaagtagtattttaatggatcacataaagatccacactggcgaaaggccatacttgtgcaacacctgcggaaaatcgtttactaaatcatcacatcttaaacgccacataaccacacacacgggcgagaagctctacgtctgcaaaacatgtggaaaaagttacaggcaaaATTCcaacctggtggttcactcgaggacccacactggcgaaaggccgtacctgtgcaacacctgcagcaaaacctttactaatttatcagatcttaaacgccacataaccacgcacacgggcgagaagctcTACGTCTGCAAAACATgcggaaaaagttacaggcaaaATTCCAACCTGGTGGCTCACACGAGAATCCACACCGGTGAAAGGCTGTtcgtgtgcaacacctgcggaaaaacctttactaaatcatcaaatcttaaaagccacataatcacgcacacgggcgagaagccctacatctgcaaaacatgtggaaaaagttacaaagATTGTTCcaacctggtgattcactcgaggatccacaccggtgaaaggccgttcgtgtgcaacacctgcggaaaaacctttattaaatcatcacatcttaaaagccacatatccACACACACGggtgagaagccctacatctgcaaaacatgtggaaaaagttacaggctacgttcccaactggtgattcactcaaggacccacaccggcgaaaggccgtacctgtgcaacacctgcggaaaaacctttactcaatcatcacatcttaaaagccacataaccacgcacacgggcgagcaGCCATACTTGTGCAacacgtgcaacaaag